In the Sediminibacter sp. Hel_I_10 genome, one interval contains:
- a CDS encoding M14 family metallopeptidase: protein MKKLGLLILLLCSCSSENKQEPFNFETRFERSNGKETATYDEIISFYEHLADAYAEVNIQSIGATDSGKPLHLVTLNADANFDFENLRNNKRILLINNGIHPGEPDGIDATMLLFRDLVQGKLEMPKSTVLATIPVYNIGGSLNRNSTSRTNQNGPEAYGFRGNARNYDLNRDFIKNDTKNAKSFAKIFHLVQPDVFIDNHVSNGADYQYTLTHLFTQHNKLGGELGNYLHNEMMPQLEQQLAEKSWDITPYVNVFNSVPEKGFSQFMDSPRYSTGYTTLWNTLGMMVETHMLKPYKQRVEGTYALMKSMIAIVELEGAHISELRHNVQTQNKAQTSYPIQWEVDTTKSATLQFKGYEGERIPSKITGTNRLKYDRNQPFTKDISYQDYFKPSLEVAVPEAYVIPQGWWSIIGLLQLNQVEMTVFKKDTLLNVSTYHIKDYKTRTAAYEGHYPHYDIQVTTSQNQQQFYKGDYYISTNQPAFRYLLETLEPQATDSFFSWNFFDTILQQKEGFSPYVWEDKAADLLEKNPQLKIDFNLKKTYDPDFANNWYAQLDWLHKQSSNYEKAHLRYPVYRILK from the coding sequence ATGAAAAAACTTGGCCTTTTAATCCTGCTGCTTTGCTCTTGTTCTTCGGAAAACAAACAAGAACCATTCAATTTTGAAACCCGTTTTGAACGTTCTAACGGAAAAGAAACAGCAACCTATGATGAGATCATTTCCTTTTATGAGCATTTGGCTGATGCCTATGCCGAAGTCAATATCCAAAGTATTGGCGCTACAGATTCTGGTAAACCACTTCATTTGGTGACCTTAAATGCCGATGCCAATTTCGATTTTGAAAATTTGAGAAACAACAAACGCATCTTACTCATCAATAACGGGATTCATCCTGGTGAGCCAGATGGCATAGATGCGACGATGCTCTTATTTCGTGACTTGGTACAAGGCAAATTAGAGATGCCAAAATCTACCGTATTGGCCACAATTCCCGTTTATAATATTGGAGGCTCCCTTAACCGAAACTCGACCAGCAGAACCAACCAGAATGGACCCGAAGCTTACGGATTTAGAGGAAACGCTAGAAACTACGACCTCAACCGTGATTTTATAAAAAATGACACTAAAAATGCCAAAAGCTTTGCTAAAATCTTCCATTTGGTACAGCCAGATGTTTTTATTGACAATCATGTGAGCAACGGCGCCGATTATCAATATACGCTCACCCACTTGTTTACGCAGCACAATAAATTAGGAGGAGAACTAGGCAACTATCTCCATAATGAGATGATGCCTCAATTAGAGCAACAACTTGCCGAAAAATCATGGGATATCACACCTTACGTCAATGTATTTAATAGCGTTCCAGAAAAAGGATTTTCACAGTTTATGGATTCACCTCGCTATTCTACAGGCTACACCACACTCTGGAACACCTTAGGGATGATGGTAGAAACCCATATGCTCAAACCCTATAAGCAGCGGGTAGAAGGCACTTATGCACTCATGAAAAGTATGATTGCAATTGTTGAGCTTGAAGGCGCTCACATTTCAGAATTGAGACATAACGTTCAAACCCAAAATAAAGCTCAAACGAGCTATCCCATACAATGGGAAGTCGATACCACTAAAAGCGCTACGCTTCAGTTTAAAGGTTATGAGGGAGAACGCATCCCAAGTAAAATTACAGGTACCAATAGGTTAAAGTATGACCGCAATCAACCATTTACCAAAGACATTAGTTATCAAGACTATTTTAAACCCAGTTTAGAAGTAGCGGTTCCAGAAGCCTATGTAATCCCCCAAGGCTGGTGGTCAATTATAGGACTGTTGCAACTGAATCAAGTTGAAATGACGGTCTTTAAAAAGGATACGCTCCTAAACGTGAGCACCTACCATATCAAGGATTACAAAACTCGAACTGCAGCTTATGAGGGGCATTACCCGCATTACGATATCCAAGTGACAACTTCTCAAAACCAACAACAATTTTATAAAGGTGATTATTATATAAGCACCAATCAGCCAGCCTTTCGATACCTTTTGGAAACTTTAGAACCACAAGCAACAGATTCTTTTTTTAGTTGGAATTTCTTTGATACGATTTTACAACAAAAAGAAGGGTTTTCGCCCTACGTTTGGGAGGATAAGGCCGCTGATTTATTAGAAAAAAATCCGCAATTAAAGATTGATTTTAATTTGAAGAAAACTTATGATCCTGATTTTGCAAACAATTGGTACGCACAGTTAGATTGGCTGCATAAACAAAGTAGCAATTATGAGAAGGCACATTTGCGCTATCCCGTGTATCGCATTTTGAAATAG
- a CDS encoding DNA topoisomerase IB translates to MMYYRKKHGKGFRYVDESDTTVKDKELKEWFKSLVIPPAWTDVEIDRKRGAKILVTGRDDKDRKQYIYNPKYRKQQDQAKFDRILQFADQLEHMRRVTGQHLRKRTLGKEKVLACMVRLLEAAYFRPGSDRYSKENHSYGLTTMRSKHLQIDGDELVFHYIGKSGKEQERHIVDQKLAKIVKEIDDLPGYEIFKFIDEDGQKQDVKSDHLNDYIRDIMGEEFSAKDFRTWAGTVIAAITLDEIGAPDEQDQKLLDKNIRDAVVKVSEHLGNTPSVARSSYIDPRVIDEYTNGKTINYFQKEVDRLLKKNANLSRQELGVLCMLRKKLKSMS, encoded by the coding sequence ATGATGTATTATCGTAAAAAACATGGCAAAGGCTTTCGCTATGTTGATGAATCTGACACCACCGTAAAAGATAAAGAATTAAAAGAATGGTTTAAATCTCTTGTGATTCCTCCTGCTTGGACCGATGTTGAAATTGACAGAAAAAGGGGAGCTAAAATCTTAGTTACCGGTAGAGATGATAAGGATAGAAAACAGTACATCTATAACCCAAAATACCGCAAACAACAAGATCAAGCAAAATTTGATCGTATTCTACAATTTGCAGATCAATTAGAGCACATGCGCAGAGTCACTGGCCAGCATCTTCGTAAACGAACCTTAGGAAAAGAAAAGGTTTTGGCTTGTATGGTGCGGCTTTTAGAAGCCGCATATTTTAGACCAGGAAGTGATCGTTACTCTAAAGAAAACCATAGCTACGGACTTACCACCATGCGCAGCAAACATTTACAAATAGATGGTGATGAGCTGGTATTTCATTACATCGGTAAATCTGGCAAAGAGCAAGAACGACATATTGTTGATCAAAAGCTAGCTAAAATTGTAAAAGAAATTGACGATTTACCAGGGTATGAAATTTTCAAATTTATAGATGAAGATGGCCAGAAGCAAGATGTCAAAAGCGATCATCTTAATGACTACATTAGAGACATCATGGGCGAAGAATTTTCTGCTAAAGACTTCAGAACTTGGGCAGGCACTGTAATTGCAGCGATTACTTTGGATGAAATTGGAGCACCTGACGAACAAGACCAAAAGCTACTCGATAAAAACATTCGTGATGCCGTGGTAAAAGTAAGCGAGCACCTAGGCAATACGCCGTCCGTAGCTCGCAGTTCTTATATTGATCCTCGCGTTATTGATGAGTACACTAATGGCAAAACCATTAATTATTTTCAGAAAGAAGTGGATCGACTTTTAAAAAAGAATGCCAATCTATCCCGTCAAGAGTTAGGGGTTTTGTGCATGCTAAGAAAAAAACTCAAGAGCATGTCCTAA
- a CDS encoding LLM class flavin-dependent oxidoreductase translates to MNTQTAYSILDLAIVSQGQSLPETFDHSLALAQAADSEGYKRYWLAEHHNSDAIASSATSILIGKIAEGTKRIKVGSGGIMLPNHSPLIVAEQFGTLGILYPDRIDLGLGRAPGTDRETANAIRSDFYQAAMSFPDEVQKIQNYFSSDNATEKVRATVAEGVSVPLYILGSSTDSAHLAAKKGLPYAFASHFATAQLMEALAIYRNEFKASEVLDQPYTMAGVNIIIADTDEEAERISTSLYRMIIGLLTGKRGFMQAPTEMTEDLSELRQHPSVLQMLKYSFIGSKQTVKQEIEAFLEKTQVDELIAVTNIYDGEDRIKSYRLFAEIMRELNQD, encoded by the coding sequence TTGAATACACAAACAGCATATTCTATATTAGACCTTGCAATCGTATCACAAGGACAGTCTTTACCCGAAACTTTTGACCATTCTTTGGCGCTTGCACAAGCAGCAGATAGTGAAGGGTATAAGCGTTATTGGCTAGCAGAGCATCATAACTCTGATGCTATTGCCAGCAGTGCCACATCCATTTTAATTGGCAAAATTGCCGAGGGAACGAAACGGATTAAAGTAGGCTCAGGAGGTATCATGCTACCCAATCATTCTCCTTTAATAGTTGCAGAGCAGTTTGGAACTTTAGGAATCTTATATCCAGATAGAATAGACTTGGGACTAGGTCGTGCACCAGGTACAGACCGGGAAACAGCAAATGCCATTCGTTCTGATTTTTATCAGGCAGCAATGTCATTTCCAGACGAGGTTCAAAAGATCCAAAATTATTTCTCAAGTGATAATGCTACAGAAAAGGTGCGAGCAACAGTGGCTGAAGGTGTTTCTGTACCGCTTTATATTTTAGGGTCAAGTACAGACAGCGCTCATTTAGCTGCTAAAAAAGGATTGCCTTATGCCTTTGCAAGTCATTTTGCAACAGCACAATTGATGGAAGCCCTAGCAATTTATCGTAATGAGTTTAAAGCTTCTGAGGTTTTAGATCAGCCATATACCATGGCCGGTGTCAATATTATTATAGCAGATACCGATGAGGAGGCTGAACGTATTTCAACCTCACTCTACAGAATGATTATTGGTTTGTTGACCGGTAAAAGAGGATTTATGCAGGCCCCAACTGAAATGACAGAGGACTTGAGCGAACTGCGCCAACATCCTTCTGTACTTCAAATGCTGAAATATTCTTTTATAGGCAGCAAACAAACCGTGAAGCAAGAAATCGAAGCGTTTCTTGAAAAGACTCAAGTAGATGAGCTCATCGCGGTGACCAATATTTATGACGGTGAAGATCGTATTAAATCTTATCGTCTCTTCGCCGAAATTATGCGCGAACTAAATCAGGACTGA
- a CDS encoding helix-turn-helix transcriptional regulator gives MELKQVEKISKALSDVNRLKILQYMQNNQGKMECTHACSLLSLAQPSISHHIKKLVEAQLIHQHKIGRNYHYSLNHEVWDHYTLALRNL, from the coding sequence ATGGAGTTAAAACAAGTTGAGAAAATATCAAAGGCTTTAAGTGATGTAAATCGCTTAAAGATTTTACAATACATGCAAAACAATCAAGGAAAAATGGAGTGTACGCATGCTTGTAGTTTATTGTCTTTAGCCCAACCTTCCATTAGTCACCACATAAAAAAATTAGTGGAGGCTCAACTCATACATCAGCATAAAATTGGCCGTAATTATCACTACTCACTCAATCATGAGGTGTGGGATCATTATACGCTCGCGCTGAGAAATCTCTAA
- a CDS encoding bifunctional 2-polyprenyl-6-hydroxyphenol methylase/3-demethylubiquinol 3-O-methyltransferase UbiG — protein MNKNDQENNISKKPWPTKAAMQQVYDMHLWGGHDSDFYSGEGSHRPEIIKPYIDVVSTFLKSFANPITVCDLGCGDFNVGKELVPHTKRYVAVDIVENLIARNKRAFKGVQLEFQCLDLAIDDLPPADCALLRQVLQHLSNAEIQHIANKLSNYKYVIITEHLPKGDFEPNRDIISGQGTRLKKQSGVDVLAAPFHFKMSEATELLSLSSDIFKGRIVTMLYKMF, from the coding sequence ATGAATAAAAACGATCAGGAAAACAATATATCAAAAAAGCCCTGGCCAACCAAAGCCGCCATGCAACAAGTGTATGATATGCATCTTTGGGGTGGCCATGATAGCGATTTTTACTCGGGGGAAGGTTCTCACCGCCCAGAAATTATAAAGCCCTATATAGATGTCGTTAGCACATTTTTAAAATCCTTTGCAAATCCCATTACGGTTTGCGATTTGGGCTGTGGAGATTTTAATGTGGGGAAAGAGCTAGTGCCACATACCAAGCGTTATGTGGCAGTAGACATTGTAGAAAATCTTATTGCTCGCAATAAAAGAGCGTTTAAAGGGGTTCAGCTAGAATTTCAATGTTTGGATCTTGCAATTGATGATCTACCCCCTGCAGACTGTGCCTTGCTAAGGCAAGTATTACAGCATCTTTCTAATGCCGAAATACAACACATCGCCAATAAGTTATCCAATTACAAATATGTCATCATTACTGAGCACCTTCCTAAAGGTGATTTTGAACCCAATAGGGATATAATTTCAGGTCAAGGCACGCGACTCAAAAAGCAAAGCGGTGTAGATGTATTGGCTGCACCTTTTCATTTTAAAATGTCAGAGGCAACAGAGTTGCTATCCCTCAGTTCAGACATCTTTAAAGGACGTATTGTCACGATGCTTTACAAGATGTTTTAA
- a CDS encoding KTSC domain-containing protein has product MKRINEYKKLFGVEKGLELKTLKKTYRDLVKEWHPDKFQDGDVLKEEAELQSRKIIDGYHFLVSIAPETIAANLPAYTETINNSGIADYVHKGLLLEITFQDGSTYEYFGVSKQVYIKMINTDKLNRFAKRNIFPKYTYRKTKRTLEQA; this is encoded by the coding sequence ATGAAGCGCATAAACGAGTATAAAAAACTCTTTGGAGTTGAAAAAGGTCTTGAATTAAAGACGTTGAAAAAAACTTACAGAGATTTGGTGAAAGAGTGGCACCCTGATAAGTTTCAAGATGGAGACGTTTTGAAGGAAGAGGCCGAGCTACAGAGTCGTAAAATTATTGATGGCTACCACTTTTTAGTGAGTATTGCACCAGAGACCATAGCTGCAAATTTACCAGCCTACACAGAGACCATTAACAATTCTGGGATTGCAGATTATGTTCATAAAGGGCTGTTGTTGGAAATTACATTTCAAGATGGATCTACTTACGAATATTTTGGTGTTAGTAAACAAGTGTACATCAAAATGATCAATACAGACAAGCTAAATCGATTTGCGAAGCGTAACATTTTTCCAAAGTACACCTATAGAAAGACCAAAAGAACTTTAGAGCAGGCGTAA
- a CDS encoding M15 family metallopeptidase, with product MKRIKIIILLFIITSLAFTVQDRKPLPDGFVHVKSLIPDLDVELRYYTSHNFVGDTIDGYQANALILSKPAAEALKKVQDDLQEHNLCLLVYDGYRPQTAVNHFVRWAKQINDTINKQEFYPNVNKRNLFRDGYIASKSGHSRGSTVDLTIIDGNTNKPLDMGSPYDFFGKSSWVAHDALTPEQKANRQRLQDVMKAHNFRNYPKEWWHFTLRWEPYPKTYFDFMVE from the coding sequence ATGAAGCGCATCAAAATTATCATACTTTTATTTATAATAACCAGCTTGGCATTTACGGTACAAGACCGAAAGCCACTTCCAGATGGTTTTGTTCATGTAAAGTCGCTCATTCCAGATCTCGATGTAGAGCTACGTTACTATACATCCCATAATTTTGTGGGAGATACTATAGACGGTTACCAAGCAAATGCGTTGATACTTAGTAAACCAGCTGCGGAAGCTTTGAAAAAAGTACAAGATGATCTTCAAGAACACAATCTTTGCCTTTTAGTGTACGATGGATACCGCCCTCAAACGGCGGTTAATCATTTTGTGCGTTGGGCCAAACAGATCAATGATACCATTAATAAACAGGAGTTTTATCCAAATGTCAATAAACGCAATTTATTTAGAGATGGTTATATCGCTTCAAAATCTGGACATAGCCGCGGTAGTACGGTAGATTTAACCATTATAGATGGCAACACCAATAAGCCTTTAGATATGGGGAGCCCTTATGATTTCTTCGGAAAATCCTCTTGGGTGGCACATGATGCGCTTACACCCGAACAAAAAGCGAACAGACAACGCTTACAAGACGTGATGAAAGCCCATAATTTTAGAAATTATCCTAAAGAGTGGTGGCATTTTACCTTGCGGTGGGAACCCTATCCAAAAACCTATTTTGACTTTATGGTCGAGTAG
- a CDS encoding alpha-ketoglutarate-dependent dioxygenase AlkB, with translation MDLFSEEKTTLKLPNAELIYIPNFLSTFRATQYFEDLKEITNWQEDNITIFGKTYKQPRLTALFAENNTPYTYSNITMHPQPLTPELLNIKKNIEQEIDHRFTSVLLNLYRDGSDSNGWHADNEKELGKNPVIASVSLGAVRPFHFKHRTLKEERYKLNLEHGSLLIMKGEMQHHWLHQIAKTKKEIGSRINLTFRTLL, from the coding sequence ATGGATTTATTTTCCGAAGAAAAAACCACTCTTAAACTGCCAAATGCAGAATTAATTTACATCCCAAATTTTTTATCCACCTTCCGTGCAACGCAGTATTTTGAAGATTTAAAAGAAATCACCAATTGGCAAGAAGACAATATTACAATATTTGGTAAAACCTATAAGCAGCCAAGATTAACGGCGCTATTTGCCGAGAACAACACACCTTACACATACTCTAATATTACCATGCATCCACAGCCTCTTACTCCAGAATTACTAAACATTAAAAAAAACATAGAACAAGAAATTGACCATCGGTTCACCTCGGTATTGCTCAATCTTTATAGAGACGGAAGTGATAGTAACGGTTGGCATGCCGATAACGAAAAGGAATTGGGTAAGAATCCAGTAATTGCATCGGTAAGTTTAGGAGCCGTTAGACCATTTCATTTTAAACATAGAACGTTAAAAGAAGAGCGCTATAAGCTCAACTTAGAACACGGAAGTTTATTGATTATGAAAGGAGAAATGCAACACCATTGGCTTCATCAAATCGCAAAAACCAAAAAAGAGATTGGGAGTAGAATTAATCTCACCTTTAGAACACTTTTGTAA
- a CDS encoding peptidylprolyl isomerase — protein sequence MSQVKENDTVKVHYTGKLKNGQVFDSSKDREPLEFTLGQGMLIPGFETAVIDMKVNDKKTVDVPVEQAYGEVNKEMFHKVEREHLPEDVKPEIGLGLVSKDAQGNEHQFRIAEVKEDHIIVDGNHPLAGQELVFDLELVEIK from the coding sequence ATGAGTCAGGTAAAAGAAAACGATACCGTAAAAGTACATTACACAGGAAAATTAAAAAACGGGCAAGTCTTTGACAGTTCTAAAGATCGTGAGCCATTAGAGTTCACCTTAGGTCAAGGCATGTTGATTCCAGGTTTTGAAACTGCGGTTATTGATATGAAAGTAAATGATAAGAAAACTGTAGATGTTCCTGTAGAACAAGCTTACGGAGAAGTCAATAAAGAAATGTTCCATAAAGTAGAAAGAGAGCATTTGCCAGAAGATGTAAAACCAGAAATTGGTTTAGGTTTAGTATCTAAAGATGCTCAAGGTAATGAGCACCAATTTAGAATTGCAGAAGTAAAAGAAGATCATATTATAGTAGATGGAAATCATCCACTAGCTGGTCAAGAATTGGTTTTTGACCTAGAATTGGTTGAGATCAAATAA
- the murA gene encoding UDP-N-acetylglucosamine 1-carboxyvinyltransferase, with product MATFIIEGGHQLKGKIQPQGAKNEALQILCAVLLTPEEVKIDNIPDIIDVNKLMALLKKLGVKINEVSKGCCTFKADELNLDYLKSAEFKEDGKGLRGSIMIVGPLLARFGIGYIPKPGGDKIGRRRLDTHFEGFIKLGAKFRYNKEEYFYGVEADQLKGTYMLLDEASVTGTANIVMAAVLAEGTTTIYNAACEPYLQQLCKMLNRMGAKISGVGSNLLSIEGVKELGGTEHRMLPDMIEIGSWIGLAAMTKSELTITNVSWDDLGQIPSVFKKIGITVERQGDDIHIPAHTNGYEVQNYIDGSILTVADAPWPGFTPDLLSIVLTVLTQARGSALVHQKMFESRLFFVDKLIDMGAKIILCDPHRATVIGHDFKSTLKATTMTSPDIRAGVSLLIAALSAKGTSTIHNIEQIDRGYENIDTRLRAIGAKITRVD from the coding sequence ATGGCAACATTTATTATTGAAGGAGGTCACCAACTTAAAGGGAAAATCCAACCTCAAGGCGCAAAAAACGAAGCACTTCAAATATTGTGCGCAGTACTTCTCACTCCAGAAGAAGTAAAAATAGATAACATTCCAGACATTATAGATGTCAACAAATTGATGGCGTTGCTCAAGAAATTGGGCGTCAAGATCAATGAAGTCTCAAAAGGATGTTGCACGTTTAAGGCAGATGAACTGAATCTAGATTATCTCAAGTCAGCCGAATTTAAAGAAGACGGTAAAGGCTTGCGAGGTTCCATAATGATTGTTGGCCCGTTATTAGCGAGATTTGGTATTGGGTACATCCCAAAACCAGGAGGCGATAAAATTGGACGACGTCGTTTAGACACCCATTTCGAAGGTTTTATTAAACTAGGTGCCAAATTTAGATACAACAAAGAAGAGTATTTCTACGGTGTAGAGGCAGACCAGCTCAAAGGAACTTATATGTTGCTCGATGAAGCATCGGTTACGGGAACCGCCAACATTGTGATGGCAGCGGTTTTAGCAGAAGGGACTACCACAATTTATAACGCTGCTTGTGAACCGTATTTACAGCAACTCTGCAAAATGCTTAATCGCATGGGTGCAAAAATTAGCGGTGTTGGGTCTAACTTACTCTCTATAGAAGGTGTTAAAGAATTGGGAGGCACAGAGCACCGTATGCTTCCGGATATGATTGAAATAGGAAGCTGGATAGGTCTTGCGGCAATGACCAAGAGTGAATTGACCATCACCAATGTAAGTTGGGATGATTTAGGACAAATTCCTAGTGTTTTTAAAAAAATCGGGATAACAGTAGAGCGTCAAGGCGATGATATCCATATCCCAGCACATACCAATGGTTACGAGGTGCAAAATTATATTGATGGTTCCATTCTAACGGTTGCAGATGCACCGTGGCCAGGATTTACGCCAGATTTATTGAGTATTGTCTTAACGGTTTTAACCCAAGCTAGAGGAAGTGCGCTTGTACATCAAAAAATGTTTGAAAGCCGTTTGTTCTTTGTGGATAAATTGATTGATATGGGAGCAAAGATCATTCTTTGTGATCCGCACCGTGCTACAGTGATTGGTCACGATTTCAAGTCCACATTAAAAGCAACAACTATGACGTCGCCAGATATTAGAGCGGGAGTATCATTGTTAATTGCAGCACTTTCGGCTAAAGGAACATCTACCATTCATAATATCGAGCAAATTGATCGTGGCTATGAAAATATAGACACACGCTTAAGAGCAATTGGTGCTAAGATTACTCGTGTAGATTAA
- a CDS encoding DUF4290 domain-containing protein — translation MIDDLEYNTEREHLIIPEYGRHLQKMINYAKEQPTKEERNKVSKAIISVMGNLQPHLRDVPDFQHKLWDQLFIMADFKLDVDSPYPEPSEEELTERPEPLAYPQNYPKYRFYGNNIKTMIDVARTWEDGDLKEALIFTIANHMKKCFLNWNKDTVEDDVIFHHLFELSDGEINLKKKDEDLTDATSLLRNKKKYATTNKKTYQKKSNTNRNRKRY, via the coding sequence TTGATAGACGATTTAGAATACAATACAGAGCGTGAGCATTTGATCATTCCCGAATATGGGAGACATCTTCAAAAAATGATCAACTACGCTAAAGAGCAGCCAACAAAAGAAGAGCGCAATAAAGTTTCAAAAGCAATCATATCTGTAATGGGCAACTTACAGCCGCATTTACGTGATGTGCCAGATTTTCAGCATAAGCTATGGGATCAATTGTTCATTATGGCCGATTTTAAATTGGATGTGGACTCACCTTACCCAGAACCTTCCGAAGAAGAATTGACTGAGCGCCCAGAACCTTTGGCTTACCCACAAAATTATCCTAAGTATCGTTTCTACGGAAACAATATCAAAACCATGATCGATGTGGCAAGAACTTGGGAAGATGGCGATTTGAAGGAAGCTTTGATTTTTACCATCGCTAATCACATGAAAAAGTGCTTTTTAAACTGGAATAAAGATACAGTTGAAGATGACGTGATTTTTCACCATTTATTTGAATTGTCTGACGGAGAAATCAACTTGAAGAAGAAGGATGAAGATTTGACCGATGCTACCAGTTTGTTGCGTAACAAGAAAAAATACGCCACAACCAATAAAAAGACATATCAAAAAAAGAGCAACACCAACCGAAATAGAAAACGCTACTAA
- a CDS encoding DUF493 family protein translates to MSDDKKTEAFYNKLRTQLYETATWPSEYLYKFIVPSDPSKISQIENLFNNMGAVITTKESKKGTYTSVSINLTMETPEAVIEKYKEVADGVEGVISL, encoded by the coding sequence ATGAGTGACGACAAAAAAACAGAAGCTTTTTACAACAAATTAAGAACGCAGTTATACGAAACGGCAACTTGGCCATCAGAATACCTTTATAAGTTTATAGTGCCATCAGACCCTTCTAAAATCAGTCAAATTGAAAATCTTTTCAATAATATGGGTGCGGTAATAACCACTAAAGAATCCAAAAAAGGAACCTACACAAGCGTGTCTATAAACCTTACTATGGAAACACCAGAAGCAGTTATTGAAAAGTATAAAGAGGTTGCTGATGGGGTTGAGGGGGTGATTTCTTTATAG
- a CDS encoding AAA family ATPase, with protein MNTQRIVITGGPGTGKSSIINALLQRGKTCYEEVSRQVTLEARKSGVEQLFLTDPLLFSNLLLKARTDQFLDAKTETVNQIFYDRGLPDVLAYMDFVNSAYPENFTSVCEQHVYDHIFILAPWKDIFVSDNERYENFEQAEQIHQQLIKTYKRFGYELLDIPFGTVSERTDFILNHTKL; from the coding sequence TTGAACACCCAACGCATTGTTATTACCGGCGGCCCCGGTACGGGAAAATCATCTATCATCAACGCGCTTTTACAACGGGGCAAGACCTGTTACGAAGAAGTCTCTAGACAAGTAACCCTAGAAGCCAGAAAAAGTGGCGTAGAACAGTTGTTCTTAACAGATCCGCTTTTATTTAGCAATCTCTTGTTGAAAGCTAGAACAGACCAGTTTTTAGATGCAAAGACCGAAACCGTCAACCAGATATTTTATGATAGAGGCTTACCTGACGTTTTGGCTTATATGGATTTTGTAAATAGTGCATATCCCGAAAATTTCACCAGCGTTTGTGAGCAGCATGTGTATGATCACATTTTTATCCTTGCGCCATGGAAAGATATTTTTGTTAGCGATAATGAGCGTTACGAAAACTTTGAACAAGCAGAACAAATACACCAACAACTCATCAAAACCTATAAGCGATTTGGGTACGAACTCTTGGATATTCCCTTTGGAACAGTTTCAGAACGTACAGATTTCATCTTGAATCACACCAAGCTATAA